The following coding sequences lie in one Apium graveolens cultivar Ventura chromosome 3, ASM990537v1, whole genome shotgun sequence genomic window:
- the LOC141710782 gene encoding AP2-like ethylene-responsive transcription factor At1g16060, translating to MAKLSQQNQRSTVFKSNSTNNNGIHSVVKVKRTRKTVPRDSPPQRSSIYRGVTRHRWTGRYEAHLWDKNCWNESQNKKGRQVYLGAYDDEVAAAHSYDLAALKYWGHETILNFPLMTYQKELKDMEAQSREEYIGSLRRKSSGFSRGVSKYRGVARHHHNGRWEARIGRVFGNKYLYLGTYATQEEAAVAYDMAAIEYRGLNAVTNFDLSRYIKWLRPDGNNSTSTAPVDEDLPSLKVETPNMTLPNLIQDDHDHTNIVETNFFHHQQPTQPALTSAANDDLLALQTPPPPPANATSALGLLLQSSKFREMLEMTIAAEHPLTSSDSEPSGTCNFPGDIQTYFESQDLSIYTGGDDFLFGNVHSLMHPMLHANDSSTSGGIDNYFQQS from the exons ATGGCCAAGTTATCGCAACAAAACCAGAGGAGCACTGTGTTTAAGAGTAATAGTACTAATAATAATGGTATTCATTCTGTTGTTAAGGTGAAACGTACCCGAAAAACTGTTCCTAGAGACTCTCCTCCTCAGCGTAGCTCAATCTACCGCGGTGTCACTAg GCATCGATGGACAGGGAGATATGAAGCTCATTTGTGGGATAAAAATTGCTGGAATGAATCTCAAAACAAGAAAGGCAGACAAG TTTATCTTG GTGCATATGATGATGAAGTAGCAGCAGCACATTCCTATGACCTGGCGGCGCTCAAGTACTGGGGACACGAAACCATACTTAACTTTCCG TTGATGACCTACCAAAAGGAATTGAAGGATATGGAAGCTCAATCTAGAGAAGAATATATTGGATCATTGAGAAG GAAAAGTAGTGGATTTTCTCGGGGAGTCTCGAAATACAGAGGAGTTGCAAG GCATCATCACAATGGAAGATGGGAAGCTCGCATAGGCAGAGTCTTCGGAAACAAATATCTCTACCTTGGAACTTACG CTACCCAAGAGGAGGCAGCAGTTGCATATGATATGGCTGCAATTGAGTATCGCGGATTGAATGCAGTTACAAATTTTGACCTCAGTCGTTACATAAAATGGCTAAGACCCGATGGTAATAATTCTACCTCCACAGCACCCGTGGATGAGGATCTGCCATCCCTTAAAGTTGAAACTCCGAACATGACTTTACCTAACCTAATTCAAGATGATCATGATCATACCAATATCGTTGAAACAAACTTCTTTCACCACCAACAACCAACACAACCAGCTTTAACTAGTGCTGCAAATGATGATCTGTTGGCACTACAAACTCCTCCCCCACCACCAGCTAATGCCACATCAGCCCTCGGACTCTTGTTACAGTCATCAAAGTTTAGGGAGATGCTGGAAATGACTATAGCAGCTGAGCATCCATTGACATCTTCGGATTCTGAACCTTCTGGAACATGCAACTTTCCGGGGGATATTCAGACATACTTTGAGTCACAGGATCTAAGTATCTATACTGGTGGAGATGATTTCCTGTTTGGTAATGTCCACTCGCTCATGCACCCTATGCTGCATGCTAATGACTCTTCGACATCAGGTGGAATTGATAATTACTTTCAGCAATCATAA